A window from Esox lucius isolate fEsoLuc1 chromosome 16, fEsoLuc1.pri, whole genome shotgun sequence encodes these proteins:
- the nxpe3 gene encoding NXPE family member 3 isoform X3, with protein sequence MIKLGRLWRDTVAMTTLDHKTEPGRQNGSIVWKNLSKYVSIFLVLALSGIILLLRNIHTLEKLNCQTVSTLYQVQSSIHSAFTPDGSSLLYHNHSYCVHLGQEPLPKEAQEERYLLESIAWPEAPPRDTPLRQTSDPAHSQFTILSAGGGREWRVGDQLEALVHMHDFQGHPKRHGGDFLLARLHSPELGAGVAGQVFDHRNGLYSAMFPLLWEGSARVEVTLVHPSEAVAVLRRLREERPDRVFFKSLFRSGFLSETTMCNLCLPANQQPLCNYTDAHTGEPWYCYKPKMLGCDTRINHAKGGYQKHLLTNKEALLFQSGVNIKVPIRASGSDRVVVQPEEKDKPDVDSSSGRVVPSGFYFQGSWQALGGVAVRQFNDSSAITQCLKGKVVSMYGDSTARQWFEYLNAFVPELKEFSLRSPKNVGPFMAVDSTHNILLRYRCHGPPIRFSTVVASEMRYVANELDGLAGGPDTVVVISIWAHFSTFPVEVYIRRLRHIRRAVVRLLDRAPGTLVVMRSANLQALDSEVSLYNSDWFSAQLDSVLRAMFRGLDVLLVDAWEMTLAHHLPHALHPPPVIVKNMMDTILSYICPVRSKRASGDWWRRRVRG encoded by the exons ATGATAAAG TTGGGCCGGTTATGGCGTGACACCGTTGCCATGACGACCTTGGATCACAAGACCGAGCCCGGGCGGCAGAATGGGAGCATCGTTTGGAAGAACCTGTCCAAATATGTGTCGATCTTCCTCGTCCTGGCCCTGTCAGGAATCATTCTTCTTCTGCGCAACATACACACTCTTGAG AAGCTGAACTGCCAAACGGTGTCGACACTCTACCAGGTCCAGAGCAGCATCCACTCTGCCTTCACCCCGGACGGCTCTTCTCTTCTCTACCACAACCACAGCTACTGTGTCCACCTGGGCCAGGAGCCGCTGCCCAAGGAGGCCCAAGAGGAGCGCTACTTGCTGGAGTCCATCGCCTGGCCGGAGGCCCCACCCCGAGATACGCCCCTTCGGCAGACCAGTGACCCGGCCCATAGCCAGTTTACGATCCTGTCAGCGGGGGGCGGTAGAGAGTGGCGCGTCGGGGACCAGCTGGAGGCTCTGGTCCACATGCATGACTTCCAGGGGCATCCCAAGCGCCACGGCGGGGATTTCCTGCTTGCCAGGCTGCATTCCCCGGAGTTAGGGGCAGGCGTGGCGGGGCAGGTGTTTGACCACCGAAACGGGTTGTACTCTGCCATGTTCCCTCTCCTGTGGGAGGGATCTGCGCGAGTGGAGGTTACGCTAGTCCATCCCAGTGAGGCGGTCGCTGTGCTACGACGGTTACGGGAGGAACGGCCCGACCGGGTCTTCTTCAAGAGCCTTTTTCGCTCTGGATTCCTGTCCGAGACCACCATGTGCAACCTGTGCCTGCCGGCCAACCAGCAGCCGCTGTGCAATTACACAGACGCCCACACGGGGGAGCCCTGGTACTGCTACAAGCCCAAGATGTTGGGCTGTGACACGCGGATAAACCACGCCAAAGGAGGCTACCAAAAACACCTGCTTACTAACAAAGAAGCCCTGCTCTTCCAGAG CGGTGTAAACATCAAAGTCCCTATTCGTGCTTCAGGGTCTGACAGGGTCGTTGTGCAACCGGAAGAGAAAG ACAAACCGGACGTGGACAGCAGCAGTGGGAGGGTCGTTCCGTCTGGGTTCTACTTCCAAGGGTCTTGGCAAGCGTTGGGCGGCGTCGCCGTGCGCCAATTCAATGACTCCTCCGCCATTACCCAGTGCCTGAAGGGCAAGGTGGTATCCATGTATGGAGACTCCACCGCCAGGCAGTGGTTTGAGTACCTCAACGCCTTTGTTCCAG AGCTGAAGGAGTTCAGCCTCCGCAGTCCCAAGAACGTGGGGCCCTTCATGGCCGTGGACAGCACCCACAACATCCTGCTGCGCTACCGATGTCACGGGCCGCCAATCCGCTTTTCCACGGTGGTCGCCAGCGAGATGCGCTACGTGGCCAACGAGCTGGACGGCCTGGCGGGGGGCCCAGACACAGTGGTGGTCATCAGCATTTGGGCCCACTTCAGCACGTTCCCGGTGGAGGTCTACATACGCAGGCTGCGCCACATTCGGCGCGCTGTGGTCCGCCTTCTGGACCGGGCCCCAGGGACCCTGGTGGTGATGCGGTCGGCTAACCTGCAGGCCCTGGATTCGGAGGTGAGCCTGTACAACAGCGACTGGTTCTCAGCGCAGCTGGACAGCGTACTGAGGGCCATGTTCCGTGGCCTGGATGTCCTTCTGGTGGACGCCTGGGAGATGACCCTCGCCCACCATCTCCCGCACGCCCTCCACCCTCCGCCGGTCATTGTGAAGAACATGATGGACACTATCCTGTCGTACATATGCCCAGTTCGGAGCAAGCGCGCGAGCGGGGATTGGTGGAGACGGAGGGTTAGAGGATGA
- the nxpe3 gene encoding NXPE family member 3 isoform X1, producing the protein MTLYRDCILHLLGRLWRDTVAMTTLDHKTEPGRQNGSIVWKNLSKYVSIFLVLALSGIILLLRNIHTLEKLNCQTVSTLYQVQSSIHSAFTPDGSSLLYHNHSYCVHLGQEPLPKEAQEERYLLESIAWPEAPPRDTPLRQTSDPAHSQFTILSAGGGREWRVGDQLEALVHMHDFQGHPKRHGGDFLLARLHSPELGAGVAGQVFDHRNGLYSAMFPLLWEGSARVEVTLVHPSEAVAVLRRLREERPDRVFFKSLFRSGFLSETTMCNLCLPANQQPLCNYTDAHTGEPWYCYKPKMLGCDTRINHAKGGYQKHLLTNKEALLFQSGVNIKVPIRASGSDRVVVQPEEKDKPDVDSSSGRVVPSGFYFQGSWQALGGVAVRQFNDSSAITQCLKGKVVSMYGDSTARQWFEYLNAFVPELKEFSLRSPKNVGPFMAVDSTHNILLRYRCHGPPIRFSTVVASEMRYVANELDGLAGGPDTVVVISIWAHFSTFPVEVYIRRLRHIRRAVVRLLDRAPGTLVVMRSANLQALDSEVSLYNSDWFSAQLDSVLRAMFRGLDVLLVDAWEMTLAHHLPHALHPPPVIVKNMMDTILSYICPVRSKRASGDWWRRRVRG; encoded by the exons ATGACGTTGTATCGTGACTGTATTTTACATCTG TTGGGCCGGTTATGGCGTGACACCGTTGCCATGACGACCTTGGATCACAAGACCGAGCCCGGGCGGCAGAATGGGAGCATCGTTTGGAAGAACCTGTCCAAATATGTGTCGATCTTCCTCGTCCTGGCCCTGTCAGGAATCATTCTTCTTCTGCGCAACATACACACTCTTGAG AAGCTGAACTGCCAAACGGTGTCGACACTCTACCAGGTCCAGAGCAGCATCCACTCTGCCTTCACCCCGGACGGCTCTTCTCTTCTCTACCACAACCACAGCTACTGTGTCCACCTGGGCCAGGAGCCGCTGCCCAAGGAGGCCCAAGAGGAGCGCTACTTGCTGGAGTCCATCGCCTGGCCGGAGGCCCCACCCCGAGATACGCCCCTTCGGCAGACCAGTGACCCGGCCCATAGCCAGTTTACGATCCTGTCAGCGGGGGGCGGTAGAGAGTGGCGCGTCGGGGACCAGCTGGAGGCTCTGGTCCACATGCATGACTTCCAGGGGCATCCCAAGCGCCACGGCGGGGATTTCCTGCTTGCCAGGCTGCATTCCCCGGAGTTAGGGGCAGGCGTGGCGGGGCAGGTGTTTGACCACCGAAACGGGTTGTACTCTGCCATGTTCCCTCTCCTGTGGGAGGGATCTGCGCGAGTGGAGGTTACGCTAGTCCATCCCAGTGAGGCGGTCGCTGTGCTACGACGGTTACGGGAGGAACGGCCCGACCGGGTCTTCTTCAAGAGCCTTTTTCGCTCTGGATTCCTGTCCGAGACCACCATGTGCAACCTGTGCCTGCCGGCCAACCAGCAGCCGCTGTGCAATTACACAGACGCCCACACGGGGGAGCCCTGGTACTGCTACAAGCCCAAGATGTTGGGCTGTGACACGCGGATAAACCACGCCAAAGGAGGCTACCAAAAACACCTGCTTACTAACAAAGAAGCCCTGCTCTTCCAGAG CGGTGTAAACATCAAAGTCCCTATTCGTGCTTCAGGGTCTGACAGGGTCGTTGTGCAACCGGAAGAGAAAG ACAAACCGGACGTGGACAGCAGCAGTGGGAGGGTCGTTCCGTCTGGGTTCTACTTCCAAGGGTCTTGGCAAGCGTTGGGCGGCGTCGCCGTGCGCCAATTCAATGACTCCTCCGCCATTACCCAGTGCCTGAAGGGCAAGGTGGTATCCATGTATGGAGACTCCACCGCCAGGCAGTGGTTTGAGTACCTCAACGCCTTTGTTCCAG AGCTGAAGGAGTTCAGCCTCCGCAGTCCCAAGAACGTGGGGCCCTTCATGGCCGTGGACAGCACCCACAACATCCTGCTGCGCTACCGATGTCACGGGCCGCCAATCCGCTTTTCCACGGTGGTCGCCAGCGAGATGCGCTACGTGGCCAACGAGCTGGACGGCCTGGCGGGGGGCCCAGACACAGTGGTGGTCATCAGCATTTGGGCCCACTTCAGCACGTTCCCGGTGGAGGTCTACATACGCAGGCTGCGCCACATTCGGCGCGCTGTGGTCCGCCTTCTGGACCGGGCCCCAGGGACCCTGGTGGTGATGCGGTCGGCTAACCTGCAGGCCCTGGATTCGGAGGTGAGCCTGTACAACAGCGACTGGTTCTCAGCGCAGCTGGACAGCGTACTGAGGGCCATGTTCCGTGGCCTGGATGTCCTTCTGGTGGACGCCTGGGAGATGACCCTCGCCCACCATCTCCCGCACGCCCTCCACCCTCCGCCGGTCATTGTGAAGAACATGATGGACACTATCCTGTCGTACATATGCCCAGTTCGGAGCAAGCGCGCGAGCGGGGATTGGTGGAGACGGAGGGTTAGAGGATGA
- the nxpe3 gene encoding NXPE family member 3 isoform X2 — translation MSCYPQVILKLGRLWRDTVAMTTLDHKTEPGRQNGSIVWKNLSKYVSIFLVLALSGIILLLRNIHTLEKLNCQTVSTLYQVQSSIHSAFTPDGSSLLYHNHSYCVHLGQEPLPKEAQEERYLLESIAWPEAPPRDTPLRQTSDPAHSQFTILSAGGGREWRVGDQLEALVHMHDFQGHPKRHGGDFLLARLHSPELGAGVAGQVFDHRNGLYSAMFPLLWEGSARVEVTLVHPSEAVAVLRRLREERPDRVFFKSLFRSGFLSETTMCNLCLPANQQPLCNYTDAHTGEPWYCYKPKMLGCDTRINHAKGGYQKHLLTNKEALLFQSGVNIKVPIRASGSDRVVVQPEEKDKPDVDSSSGRVVPSGFYFQGSWQALGGVAVRQFNDSSAITQCLKGKVVSMYGDSTARQWFEYLNAFVPELKEFSLRSPKNVGPFMAVDSTHNILLRYRCHGPPIRFSTVVASEMRYVANELDGLAGGPDTVVVISIWAHFSTFPVEVYIRRLRHIRRAVVRLLDRAPGTLVVMRSANLQALDSEVSLYNSDWFSAQLDSVLRAMFRGLDVLLVDAWEMTLAHHLPHALHPPPVIVKNMMDTILSYICPVRSKRASGDWWRRRVRG, via the exons ATGAGCTGCTACCCGCAAGTGATTTTGAAG TTGGGCCGGTTATGGCGTGACACCGTTGCCATGACGACCTTGGATCACAAGACCGAGCCCGGGCGGCAGAATGGGAGCATCGTTTGGAAGAACCTGTCCAAATATGTGTCGATCTTCCTCGTCCTGGCCCTGTCAGGAATCATTCTTCTTCTGCGCAACATACACACTCTTGAG AAGCTGAACTGCCAAACGGTGTCGACACTCTACCAGGTCCAGAGCAGCATCCACTCTGCCTTCACCCCGGACGGCTCTTCTCTTCTCTACCACAACCACAGCTACTGTGTCCACCTGGGCCAGGAGCCGCTGCCCAAGGAGGCCCAAGAGGAGCGCTACTTGCTGGAGTCCATCGCCTGGCCGGAGGCCCCACCCCGAGATACGCCCCTTCGGCAGACCAGTGACCCGGCCCATAGCCAGTTTACGATCCTGTCAGCGGGGGGCGGTAGAGAGTGGCGCGTCGGGGACCAGCTGGAGGCTCTGGTCCACATGCATGACTTCCAGGGGCATCCCAAGCGCCACGGCGGGGATTTCCTGCTTGCCAGGCTGCATTCCCCGGAGTTAGGGGCAGGCGTGGCGGGGCAGGTGTTTGACCACCGAAACGGGTTGTACTCTGCCATGTTCCCTCTCCTGTGGGAGGGATCTGCGCGAGTGGAGGTTACGCTAGTCCATCCCAGTGAGGCGGTCGCTGTGCTACGACGGTTACGGGAGGAACGGCCCGACCGGGTCTTCTTCAAGAGCCTTTTTCGCTCTGGATTCCTGTCCGAGACCACCATGTGCAACCTGTGCCTGCCGGCCAACCAGCAGCCGCTGTGCAATTACACAGACGCCCACACGGGGGAGCCCTGGTACTGCTACAAGCCCAAGATGTTGGGCTGTGACACGCGGATAAACCACGCCAAAGGAGGCTACCAAAAACACCTGCTTACTAACAAAGAAGCCCTGCTCTTCCAGAG CGGTGTAAACATCAAAGTCCCTATTCGTGCTTCAGGGTCTGACAGGGTCGTTGTGCAACCGGAAGAGAAAG ACAAACCGGACGTGGACAGCAGCAGTGGGAGGGTCGTTCCGTCTGGGTTCTACTTCCAAGGGTCTTGGCAAGCGTTGGGCGGCGTCGCCGTGCGCCAATTCAATGACTCCTCCGCCATTACCCAGTGCCTGAAGGGCAAGGTGGTATCCATGTATGGAGACTCCACCGCCAGGCAGTGGTTTGAGTACCTCAACGCCTTTGTTCCAG AGCTGAAGGAGTTCAGCCTCCGCAGTCCCAAGAACGTGGGGCCCTTCATGGCCGTGGACAGCACCCACAACATCCTGCTGCGCTACCGATGTCACGGGCCGCCAATCCGCTTTTCCACGGTGGTCGCCAGCGAGATGCGCTACGTGGCCAACGAGCTGGACGGCCTGGCGGGGGGCCCAGACACAGTGGTGGTCATCAGCATTTGGGCCCACTTCAGCACGTTCCCGGTGGAGGTCTACATACGCAGGCTGCGCCACATTCGGCGCGCTGTGGTCCGCCTTCTGGACCGGGCCCCAGGGACCCTGGTGGTGATGCGGTCGGCTAACCTGCAGGCCCTGGATTCGGAGGTGAGCCTGTACAACAGCGACTGGTTCTCAGCGCAGCTGGACAGCGTACTGAGGGCCATGTTCCGTGGCCTGGATGTCCTTCTGGTGGACGCCTGGGAGATGACCCTCGCCCACCATCTCCCGCACGCCCTCCACCCTCCGCCGGTCATTGTGAAGAACATGATGGACACTATCCTGTCGTACATATGCCCAGTTCGGAGCAAGCGCGCGAGCGGGGATTGGTGGAGACGGAGGGTTAGAGGATGA
- the nxpe3 gene encoding NXPE family member 3 isoform X4 codes for MTTLDHKTEPGRQNGSIVWKNLSKYVSIFLVLALSGIILLLRNIHTLEKLNCQTVSTLYQVQSSIHSAFTPDGSSLLYHNHSYCVHLGQEPLPKEAQEERYLLESIAWPEAPPRDTPLRQTSDPAHSQFTILSAGGGREWRVGDQLEALVHMHDFQGHPKRHGGDFLLARLHSPELGAGVAGQVFDHRNGLYSAMFPLLWEGSARVEVTLVHPSEAVAVLRRLREERPDRVFFKSLFRSGFLSETTMCNLCLPANQQPLCNYTDAHTGEPWYCYKPKMLGCDTRINHAKGGYQKHLLTNKEALLFQSGVNIKVPIRASGSDRVVVQPEEKDKPDVDSSSGRVVPSGFYFQGSWQALGGVAVRQFNDSSAITQCLKGKVVSMYGDSTARQWFEYLNAFVPELKEFSLRSPKNVGPFMAVDSTHNILLRYRCHGPPIRFSTVVASEMRYVANELDGLAGGPDTVVVISIWAHFSTFPVEVYIRRLRHIRRAVVRLLDRAPGTLVVMRSANLQALDSEVSLYNSDWFSAQLDSVLRAMFRGLDVLLVDAWEMTLAHHLPHALHPPPVIVKNMMDTILSYICPVRSKRASGDWWRRRVRG; via the exons ATGACGACCTTGGATCACAAGACCGAGCCCGGGCGGCAGAATGGGAGCATCGTTTGGAAGAACCTGTCCAAATATGTGTCGATCTTCCTCGTCCTGGCCCTGTCAGGAATCATTCTTCTTCTGCGCAACATACACACTCTTGAG AAGCTGAACTGCCAAACGGTGTCGACACTCTACCAGGTCCAGAGCAGCATCCACTCTGCCTTCACCCCGGACGGCTCTTCTCTTCTCTACCACAACCACAGCTACTGTGTCCACCTGGGCCAGGAGCCGCTGCCCAAGGAGGCCCAAGAGGAGCGCTACTTGCTGGAGTCCATCGCCTGGCCGGAGGCCCCACCCCGAGATACGCCCCTTCGGCAGACCAGTGACCCGGCCCATAGCCAGTTTACGATCCTGTCAGCGGGGGGCGGTAGAGAGTGGCGCGTCGGGGACCAGCTGGAGGCTCTGGTCCACATGCATGACTTCCAGGGGCATCCCAAGCGCCACGGCGGGGATTTCCTGCTTGCCAGGCTGCATTCCCCGGAGTTAGGGGCAGGCGTGGCGGGGCAGGTGTTTGACCACCGAAACGGGTTGTACTCTGCCATGTTCCCTCTCCTGTGGGAGGGATCTGCGCGAGTGGAGGTTACGCTAGTCCATCCCAGTGAGGCGGTCGCTGTGCTACGACGGTTACGGGAGGAACGGCCCGACCGGGTCTTCTTCAAGAGCCTTTTTCGCTCTGGATTCCTGTCCGAGACCACCATGTGCAACCTGTGCCTGCCGGCCAACCAGCAGCCGCTGTGCAATTACACAGACGCCCACACGGGGGAGCCCTGGTACTGCTACAAGCCCAAGATGTTGGGCTGTGACACGCGGATAAACCACGCCAAAGGAGGCTACCAAAAACACCTGCTTACTAACAAAGAAGCCCTGCTCTTCCAGAG CGGTGTAAACATCAAAGTCCCTATTCGTGCTTCAGGGTCTGACAGGGTCGTTGTGCAACCGGAAGAGAAAG ACAAACCGGACGTGGACAGCAGCAGTGGGAGGGTCGTTCCGTCTGGGTTCTACTTCCAAGGGTCTTGGCAAGCGTTGGGCGGCGTCGCCGTGCGCCAATTCAATGACTCCTCCGCCATTACCCAGTGCCTGAAGGGCAAGGTGGTATCCATGTATGGAGACTCCACCGCCAGGCAGTGGTTTGAGTACCTCAACGCCTTTGTTCCAG AGCTGAAGGAGTTCAGCCTCCGCAGTCCCAAGAACGTGGGGCCCTTCATGGCCGTGGACAGCACCCACAACATCCTGCTGCGCTACCGATGTCACGGGCCGCCAATCCGCTTTTCCACGGTGGTCGCCAGCGAGATGCGCTACGTGGCCAACGAGCTGGACGGCCTGGCGGGGGGCCCAGACACAGTGGTGGTCATCAGCATTTGGGCCCACTTCAGCACGTTCCCGGTGGAGGTCTACATACGCAGGCTGCGCCACATTCGGCGCGCTGTGGTCCGCCTTCTGGACCGGGCCCCAGGGACCCTGGTGGTGATGCGGTCGGCTAACCTGCAGGCCCTGGATTCGGAGGTGAGCCTGTACAACAGCGACTGGTTCTCAGCGCAGCTGGACAGCGTACTGAGGGCCATGTTCCGTGGCCTGGATGTCCTTCTGGTGGACGCCTGGGAGATGACCCTCGCCCACCATCTCCCGCACGCCCTCCACCCTCCGCCGGTCATTGTGAAGAACATGATGGACACTATCCTGTCGTACATATGCCCAGTTCGGAGCAAGCGCGCGAGCGGGGATTGGTGGAGACGGAGGGTTAGAGGATGA